From a region of the Paenibacillus sp. R14(2021) genome:
- a CDS encoding nucleoside-triphosphatase: METTRNHVFLLTGKARLGKSTAMKAILQQLGPGRCGGFFTEEMRDASDRIGFRCVTADGDSEIIASVASASPLRIGRYGVEVERFEAIALPAIRRSLQHKQITLIDEIGFMQVLSEPFAQLLEEIVLNERYLIAGTVCLDSHPVIDRIKRAPGIELVMLTEDNRDGMAERFIRGMELGSLK, translated from the coding sequence ATGGAGACAACCAGAAATCATGTGTTTCTATTGACGGGCAAAGCACGATTGGGGAAGAGCACGGCAATGAAGGCTATCCTGCAGCAATTGGGGCCAGGCAGATGCGGCGGCTTCTTTACGGAAGAAATGCGGGATGCATCGGATCGGATCGGTTTTCGGTGCGTGACGGCGGACGGCGACAGTGAAATCATCGCCAGCGTTGCGAGTGCGAGTCCGCTTCGCATCGGTCGTTACGGCGTAGAGGTTGAACGCTTCGAGGCGATTGCGCTTCCCGCCATTCGCAGGTCCCTCCAACATAAACAGATCACGCTGATCGATGAGATTGGATTCATGCAGGTGCTCTCGGAGCCTTTCGCGCAGCTGTTGGAGGAAATCGTCTTGAATGAACGATATCTTATCGCAGGCACGGTATGCTTGGACAGCCATCCGGTTATTGATCGCATCAAGCGAGCTCCCGGCATAGAGCTGGTCATGCTGACGGAGGATAACCGGGACGGCATGGCGGAACGATTCATTCGCGGGATGGAGCTCGGCTCGTTGAAGTAG
- a CDS encoding DUF6518 family protein: MKRSSFGAYLIVSAIAGLLVGIATVLGQGLLPGNWNSLANSGAVWLVPAFFLGGIGTSKTRAAAGGVISLIGMVAGYYGYARFVQHMPHSLYFVIVWLVAAVVGGVIFGLGGYLWGRKYGSALLGGVFVTEGLNIFLHEGYDHMHGFGAAELVIGIALVLVIERSNWARFISLAAMVPVVVLGLLGYGLLASITG; encoded by the coding sequence TTGAAAAGGTCGAGTTTTGGCGCATATCTTATTGTCTCGGCAATCGCGGGACTTCTTGTGGGCATCGCAACAGTGCTGGGGCAGGGCCTATTGCCCGGAAATTGGAATTCGCTCGCAAATTCCGGCGCGGTATGGCTTGTTCCGGCGTTCTTCCTCGGCGGAATCGGCACATCGAAAACAAGAGCTGCGGCCGGAGGTGTCATCTCGCTGATCGGCATGGTGGCGGGTTACTACGGATACGCGAGGTTCGTACAGCATATGCCGCATTCGCTCTATTTTGTAATCGTATGGCTCGTGGCTGCTGTCGTCGGCGGAGTGATCTTCGGCCTCGGCGGCTATCTCTGGGGACGCAAATACGGCAGTGCGCTGCTCGGCGGCGTGTTCGTAACGGAAGGATTGAATATTTTCCTGCACGAGGGCTACGATCACATGCATGGCTTCGGCGCTGCGGAGCTGGTCATTGGCATTGCGCTCGTGCTGGTCATTGAACGCTCCAACTGGGCACGCTTCATTTCGCTGGCCGCGATGGTCCCTGTCGTGGTACTCGGGCTGCTCGGCTATGGGCTGCTGGCTTCAATCACGGGTTGA
- a CDS encoding GNAT family N-acetyltransferase, producing MNIQLSLVPYEDKTVLQHLIQLYRYDSSEFDGHVLNRHGLYLYKYFDHQWTDEYRRPFIVTVDEEIAGFALVMLDVPQAYMKLNTAERTNVISEFFIMRKYRRQGVGKQAALSVFQQFPGTWEIRQTASNKDAYSFWKHVIHNYRADGSYQEASVHNDSWNGPVFVFES from the coding sequence ATGAACATTCAGTTGTCGCTCGTCCCTTACGAGGATAAGACAGTATTGCAGCACCTCATTCAGTTGTATCGTTACGACAGCAGCGAATTCGACGGTCATGTTCTAAACAGGCATGGGTTGTACCTGTATAAGTACTTTGATCATCAGTGGACGGATGAATACCGGCGTCCATTTATCGTCACGGTGGACGAGGAGATCGCGGGATTTGCCCTGGTTATGCTGGACGTGCCGCAAGCGTATATGAAGCTGAACACGGCAGAGCGGACCAACGTAATCAGCGAATTCTTTATTATGCGAAAATATCGGCGACAAGGCGTGGGCAAGCAGGCGGCCTTGTCCGTATTTCAACAGTTTCCGGGCACTTGGGAGATTAGACAAACCGCATCCAATAAGGACGCCTACTCGTTCTGGAAGCATGTCATTCACAATTATAGAGCAGACGGCAGCTATCAAGAGGCAAGCGTACATAATGACAGCTGGAACGGGCCGGTATTCGTCTTTGAATCTTAA
- a CDS encoding ABC transporter permease → MNNRLLQFSFKYGALIFIGVVLLFFSLYNQYFFTYANLADILRSISIVTFVAIGVTISLTVDGFDLSVGSTVSLATVLSATLMVWYQMPLVVVIIVPLVFGAIVGLINAFLIVKVRIPDLLATLAVMYIVSGVHKTYTKGYSIYSNMQMQDGSKAPGVITPEFLWIGQGKLFGVPFPVILMVIAVIVAHLFFKYTRLGRQMIMMGGNEEAARLSGLRVKRVRTIAYVISGVLAAIGGILFAARVGNGQVDAGSPMLMEAVAAVFVGYSVFGAGRPNIIGTFFGAILIGVLVNGMTMLNVEYYTTDIIKGAVLVLALAVTFIHLTRRKA, encoded by the coding sequence TCGGCTGCTGCAATTCTCGTTTAAATACGGGGCGCTTATTTTTATCGGTGTTGTCCTGCTGTTCTTTTCGCTTTACAATCAATATTTCTTTACGTACGCCAACCTGGCGGACATTCTGCGTTCCATTTCCATCGTAACCTTCGTCGCGATCGGCGTGACGATCTCGCTTACGGTTGACGGCTTCGACCTGTCCGTCGGCTCGACCGTGTCGCTTGCTACGGTGCTCTCGGCGACGTTAATGGTGTGGTATCAAATGCCGCTCGTGGTCGTCATCATTGTGCCGCTCGTGTTCGGCGCGATCGTGGGGTTAATTAATGCGTTCTTGATCGTTAAGGTTCGCATTCCCGATCTGTTAGCGACGCTAGCCGTCATGTATATCGTCAGCGGCGTGCACAAGACGTATACCAAGGGCTATTCCATCTACAGCAACATGCAGATGCAGGATGGCAGCAAGGCGCCGGGCGTTATTACGCCCGAGTTTCTCTGGATCGGCCAGGGCAAGCTGTTCGGCGTACCGTTCCCCGTCATTCTGATGGTCATTGCGGTTATCGTGGCGCATCTGTTTTTCAAATACACGCGTCTTGGCAGACAAATGATCATGATGGGCGGCAATGAAGAAGCGGCTCGTCTATCCGGTCTTCGCGTAAAACGCGTGCGCACGATCGCTTACGTCATCTCCGGCGTGCTCGCGGCGATCGGCGGTATCTTGTTCGCTGCCCGTGTCGGCAATGGACAAGTGGATGCCGGCTCACCGATGCTGATGGAAGCCGTCGCAGCCGTATTCGTCGGCTACTCCGTTTTCGGTGCGGGACGCCCGAACATTATCGGCACGTTCTTCGGCGCCATTCTGATCGGGGTGCTGGTCAACGGCATGACGATGCTCAACGTCGAATACTACACGACCGATATTATCAAAGGCGCCGTATTGGTGCTCGCGCTTGCCGTGACGTTCATTCACTTGACCCGGCGCAAGGCTTGA
- a CDS encoding class I SAM-dependent methyltransferase, with protein MGNPSTNIVKTNWNEWSDTWYRRYRTEEAITKLIHVPESAFHPVTFTMLNRALPDLRGKRVCVPSSGDNHAVFAFHLLGADVTSCDISERQLENSSQIARKHGWNIRFLCEDTMQLKGISSGEYDLVYTSNGVHVWIQDLPAMYTNMHRVLKQGGSYIMYDIHPFLRPFGIQAREELQIVKPYDETGPFGEVTTYKWRIQDIMNAMVSSGLQLVHMEEMYAVDGTFWIDESTEEGETYDAEALEQLCDWTKNPSAALPHWLSMHGMKR; from the coding sequence ATGGGCAATCCATCCACCAACATCGTAAAAACCAATTGGAACGAGTGGTCGGACACCTGGTACCGCCGCTACAGAACCGAGGAAGCGATAACGAAACTCATCCATGTGCCGGAATCCGCCTTTCATCCGGTTACCTTCACCATGTTAAACAGAGCACTGCCGGATTTGCGGGGCAAACGCGTCTGCGTTCCTTCGAGCGGCGACAATCATGCGGTGTTTGCCTTTCATCTGCTGGGGGCCGACGTTACCTCTTGCGACATCTCGGAGAGACAGCTGGAGAATAGCTCCCAAATCGCCAGAAAGCACGGCTGGAACATCCGGTTTCTATGCGAGGACACGATGCAGCTGAAGGGCATAAGCAGTGGGGAATACGATTTGGTCTACACTTCGAACGGCGTGCATGTCTGGATTCAGGACCTTCCTGCCATGTATACGAATATGCATCGGGTGCTCAAGCAAGGTGGCAGCTACATCATGTACGACATCCATCCTTTCCTGCGCCCGTTCGGTATCCAGGCCCGCGAGGAGCTGCAGATCGTAAAGCCCTATGATGAAACGGGTCCCTTCGGCGAAGTTACCACATACAAATGGCGGATCCAGGATATTATGAATGCCATGGTCTCTTCCGGACTGCAGCTCGTACATATGGAAGAAATGTATGCAGTCGACGGGACGTTCTGGATCGACGAGTCGACGGAAGAAGGAGAAACGTACGACGCCGAAGCGCTTGAACAGCTGTGCGATTGGACGAAAAACCCCTCTGCGGCGCTACCGCACTGGCTATCGATGCATGGCATGAAACGTTAA